One genomic region from uncultured Tateyamaria sp. encodes:
- a CDS encoding DUF1194 domain-containing protein, whose translation MSRAALIGAALAAMVGAGADAACRQALALGLDVSGSVDAREYRLQMEGLAAALDTGRVRQALLQMPAAPVYLLVYEWSGPEDPAVILPWTAITNAPALDAVIGQLRATERRQASPGTALGLAMREGVTHLQERSECWKLTLDLSGDGKSNLGIRPVDVKPEIEPTGITVNALVIGADAPGIGDLRQAEISGLAAYFQNSVIVGSDSFVETALGFEDYADAMARKLERELETLILGQAPLPRRSVSGARGR comes from the coding sequence ATGAGCCGTGCGGCGCTGATCGGGGCCGCGCTGGCGGCCATGGTTGGCGCCGGGGCTGATGCGGCGTGCCGGCAGGCACTTGCGCTGGGCCTGGATGTGTCCGGATCGGTCGATGCGCGCGAGTACCGGTTGCAAATGGAAGGACTGGCCGCCGCACTTGACACCGGGCGGGTACGGCAGGCGCTGCTGCAGATGCCGGCCGCGCCGGTGTATCTGCTGGTCTATGAATGGAGCGGGCCGGAAGACCCGGCTGTCATTCTGCCCTGGACTGCGATCACCAACGCACCTGCGCTGGATGCCGTGATCGGACAGCTTCGGGCGACGGAACGGCGTCAGGCCAGTCCCGGTACCGCCCTGGGGCTGGCGATGCGCGAAGGGGTGACCCACCTGCAAGAACGGTCCGAGTGCTGGAAGTTGACCCTGGATTTGTCCGGGGATGGCAAGTCGAACCTCGGGATACGACCTGTGGACGTGAAGCCCGAAATCGAGCCCACCGGGATCACCGTGAATGCGCTGGTGATCGGGGCGGATGCGCCCGGCATCGGTGATCTGCGACAGGCCGAGATTTCCGGTCTGGCCGCGTATTTTCAGAACAGTGTCATCGTGGGGTCCGACAGTTTCGTGGAAACCGCGCTTGGGTTTGAGGATTACGCCGACGCCATGGCGCGCAAGCTGGAGCGTGAACTGGAAACGCTGATCCTGGGCCAAGCCCCCCTGCCCCGCCGGTCCGTGAGCGGTGCCCGGGGCCGGTAG
- a CDS encoding winged helix DNA-binding protein codes for MADTTATNAGFMVGYLEALSLVERLHRLLLDVIKDEFERVGVLEINAVQALLLFNIGDNEVTAGELKSRGYYQGSNVSYNLKKLVEMGYMHHQRCEIDRRSVRVRLTDKGRKIRDVVNDLFLRHADGLQSKGVLGPEGIIDITASLKRMERYWTDQIRYIY; via the coding sequence ATGGCCGACACTACAGCAACCAACGCCGGATTCATGGTCGGATACCTTGAGGCGCTGTCGCTGGTCGAACGGCTGCACCGTCTGTTACTGGACGTGATCAAGGATGAATTCGAACGCGTGGGCGTTCTGGAAATCAACGCGGTCCAGGCGCTTTTGCTGTTCAACATCGGCGATAACGAGGTGACGGCAGGCGAATTGAAAAGCCGCGGCTACTACCAGGGCTCCAACGTCAGCTACAACCTGAAGAAACTGGTGGAAATGGGGTACATGCACCACCAACGCTGCGAGATTGATCGCCGGTCGGTCCGCGTGCGCCTGACCGACAAGGGGCGCAAGATCCGCGATGTGGTGAATGACCTGTTCCTGCGCCACGCCGATGGGCTGCAATCCAAGGGCGTGCTTGGCCCGGAAGGCATCATTGACATCACGGCGTCGTTGAAACGGATGGAACGGTACTGGACCGACCAGATCCGCTATATCTACTGA
- a CDS encoding succinate dehydrogenase assembly factor 2: protein MSDELREHRLKRLHMRSMRRGIKEMDLILSTYAGRHLAQMTDAQLDVYDALLNENDQDLYRWVTGQEAAPDHLTALVDDVSRTFQPEK, encoded by the coding sequence ATGTCTGACGAACTGCGGGAACACCGGCTCAAGCGGCTGCACATGCGCTCGATGCGACGCGGGATCAAGGAAATGGACCTGATCCTGTCGACCTATGCGGGACGGCATCTTGCGCAGATGACTGATGCACAATTGGACGTCTACGACGCGCTGCTGAACGAAAATGACCAGGATTTGTACCGTTGGGTCACGGGGCAAGAGGCCGCTCCGGACCATCTGACGGCGCTGGTTGATGATGTGTCGCGCACGTTTCAGCCTGAAAAGTAA